The Apium graveolens cultivar Ventura chromosome 6, ASM990537v1, whole genome shotgun sequence genome contains a region encoding:
- the LOC141666537 gene encoding uncharacterized protein LOC141666537: MLVVSVQSVTVILVTIVGLIQASLHEYTATDNKFTRKGNAFVFHGGSEGIYSSPSQHSFIRFEKLTFRRPKERSNFSTEGVHAVLFEVDDRETIGGSAYGGQRSVCCTSDLAKLGVCKQGEIIHRQSTKNPGWPHVIGASFSADEETSMLPPRSIEITRTGMYNLYFIHCDPRLEQLVVEGKSIWKNPTGYLPGRMAPLMNFYGFMSLAFVLLGIYWFTQYAKFWKEVLPLQNCVTLVITLGMFEMTLWYFDYAEFNETGVRPTGITVWAVTFGTVKRTISRLIILMVSMGYGVVRPTLGGLTKKVMILGVTFLVASEVLELVENVGAISDLSGKARLFFVLPVALLDAFFVIWIFTSLSSTLNKLQARRMMVKLDIYRKFTNALAVAVLVSVGWICYELYHKSTDVYNEHWRNAWIIPAFWQVVSFSLLCVICALWAPSQTSMRYAYSEDGSDEFDKEDTLTLIKPSPLPMGDDRSHDVRQVHGGNGLSNDDSEEDKTE; this comes from the exons ATGTTGGTGGTGTCGGTGCAGTCAGTGACGGTGATATTGGTAACAATAGTGGGATTAATACAAGCATCACTACACGAATACACTGCTACTGATAACAAGTTCACTAGAAAAGGCAACGCTTTTGTTTTCCATGGCGGCAGTGAGGGAATTTACTCTTCTCCCTCTCAACACTCTTTCATCAG ATTTGAGAAATTGACATTTCGGAGGCCAAAAGAGAGATCAAACTTTAGCACTGAAGGGGTACATGCTGTTCTTTTTGAGGTAGATGACCGAGAAACAATTGGAGGCTCGGCCTATGGCGGCCAACGATCCGTGTGCTGCACGTCAGACCTTGCAAAATTGGGCGTGTGTAAACAAGGTGAAATCATTCACCGCCAATCTACCAAGAATCCAGGATGGCCGCATGTAATTGGAGCCTCATTTAGTGCTGATGAAGAAACCTCAATGTTGCCTCCGAGATCAATAGAAATTACCAGAACTGGGATGTATAATCTGTATTTTATACACTGTGATCCTCGTCTTGAGCAACTTGTAGTTGAGGGTAAATCTATATGGAAAAACCCTACAGGTTACCTGCCCGGTAGAATGGCACCGCTCATGAACTTTTATGGCTTTATGTCGCTAGCCTTTGTTTTGTTAGGCATATATTGGTTCACTCAATACGCGAAATTCTGGAAAGAGGTTCTTCCGTTGCAGAATTGTGTAACACTAGTTATCACGCTAGGCATGTTTGAGATGACCTTGTGGTATTTTGATTATGCTGAATTCAATGAAACTGGAGTCCGGCCAACTGGGATTACCGTATGGGCTGTTACCTTTGGCACTGTAAAACGCACCATTTCACGTTTGATCATCCTAATGGTTTCTATGGGTTATGGTGTTGTAAGACCTACTCTAGGTGGTCTGACTAAGAAAGTAATGATACTTGGAGTTACCTTTTTAGTCGCATCTGAAGTTCTCGAACTGGTAGAAAATGTTGGTGCTATCAGTGATCTTTCTGGAAAGGCAAGACTATTCTTTGTTCTTCCTGTAGCACTCTTGGATGCATTCTTTGTTATTTGGATTTTTACCTCCCTCTCATCAACTTTAAATAAGCTTCAG GCGAGAAGAATGATGGTCAAACTGGATATCTACAGGAAGTTTACTAATGCTTTGGCTGTAGCTGTCCTTGTGTCCGTCGGATGGATATGTTATGAG CTGTATCATAAGTCAACCGATGTGTACAATGAGCATTGGAGGAATGCTTGGATCATCCCTGCATTCTGGCAAGTTGTATCCTTTTCTCTCCTGTGTGTCATCTGTGCTCTCTGGGCTCCATCTCAGACTTCAATGAG ATATGCATACTCTGAAGACGGAAGTGATGAGTTTGACAAGGAGGATACACTGACACTTATAAAACCATCGCCTCTGCCTATGGGGGACGACCGAAGTCATGATGTTAGGCAAGTACACGGGGGGAATGGGTTATCGAATGATGATTCTGAAGAAGACAAGACAGAGTGA
- the LOC141663634 gene encoding sm-like protein LSM1B yields MSWSAPPEEDIHLSTSLASYLDKKLLILLRDGRKLLGILRSFDQFANAVLEGACERVIVGEIYCDIPLGLYVIRGENVVLIGELDLEKEEIPQHMTRVPPEEIKRAQKAEREASDLKGSMRQRMEFLED; encoded by the exons ATGTCTTGGTCTGCTCCTCCTGAGGAGGATATCCATCTTTCTACTTCTCTTGCTAGTTATCTTGACA AGAAACTTCTTATTTTGTTGCGAGATGGTCGAAAACTGTTAGGAATACTACGTTCTTTTGATCAATTTG CTAATGCTGTTCTTGAAGGTGCATGTGAACGAGTTATTGTTGGTGAGATTTATTGTGATATACCATTAGGTCTCTATGTGATTCGTGGGGAGAACGTTGTTTTGATTGGTGAACTG GACTTGGAGAAAGAGGAAATTCCTCAACACATGACCCGTGTTCCACCTGAAGAGATAAAAAGG GCCCAAAAGGCAGAAAGGGAGGCTTCAGATTTAAAGGGTAGCATGAGACAGAGAATGGAGTTTCTCGAGGACTGA